From a region of the Streptomyces sp. NBC_01454 genome:
- a CDS encoding NAD(P)/FAD-dependent oxidoreductase, with amino-acid sequence MIVGAGFAGYECARTLSRQAKGAAEIVLLNPNDYFLYVPLLPEVATGILEPRRISVSLTGTLPGVRLVLGAAHDLDLDARQVHYTDPEDHKGTLSYDRLVLTVGSVNKLLPVPGVAEHAHGFRGMPEALFLRDHLTRQTELAGAAEDPAERSARTTFVVVGAGYTGTEVTAQGVRFTDALARQNTGLRHGPRPRWLLLDIADRLLPELDERLSRTAERVLRARGVDVRTGTSVKEATSDGVLLDDGEFVATRSLLWCVGVRPDPLVDSLGLPTDKGRLCVDAFLNVPGRPEVFACGDAAAVPDLTRPGEVTPMTAQHAQRQGKAAARNVAASCGRGTPRAYRHHDLGFMVDLGGIQAAANPLHIPLSGPLAGLVTRGYHLMAMPDNRVRVATDWLLDAVLPRQGVQLGLVSSWSVPLDTESPEVARLPGPGA; translated from the coding sequence GTGATCGTAGGAGCCGGATTCGCCGGCTACGAGTGTGCCCGCACGCTCTCCCGGCAGGCCAAAGGAGCCGCCGAGATCGTGCTCCTCAACCCGAATGACTACTTTCTGTATGTGCCGCTGCTGCCGGAAGTGGCGACCGGGATCCTGGAACCCCGCCGGATCTCGGTCTCGCTCACCGGCACCCTCCCGGGCGTCCGCCTCGTCCTGGGAGCCGCCCATGACCTGGACCTCGACGCCCGTCAGGTGCACTACACCGACCCCGAGGACCACAAGGGCACCCTGTCCTACGACCGGCTGGTCCTGACCGTCGGCAGCGTCAACAAGCTGCTGCCCGTGCCCGGCGTCGCCGAGCACGCCCACGGCTTCCGCGGGATGCCCGAAGCGCTGTTCCTCCGCGATCACCTCACCCGGCAGACGGAACTGGCCGGCGCGGCCGAGGACCCGGCCGAGCGGTCCGCCCGCACCACCTTCGTGGTGGTGGGCGCTGGCTACACCGGTACCGAAGTCACCGCCCAGGGCGTGCGGTTCACCGATGCGCTGGCCCGCCAGAACACCGGGCTGCGGCACGGCCCCCGCCCCCGCTGGCTGCTGCTGGACATCGCCGACCGGCTGCTCCCGGAGCTCGACGAGCGGCTGTCGCGCACTGCCGAGCGGGTGCTGCGCGCCCGTGGCGTCGACGTCCGCACCGGCACCTCCGTCAAGGAGGCGACCTCGGACGGAGTGCTGCTCGACGACGGCGAGTTCGTCGCCACCCGTTCCCTGCTGTGGTGTGTGGGTGTGCGGCCCGACCCCCTGGTCGACTCGCTGGGGCTGCCCACCGACAAGGGGCGGCTGTGCGTCGACGCATTCCTGAACGTGCCCGGCCGGCCGGAGGTGTTCGCCTGCGGTGATGCCGCGGCCGTCCCGGACCTGACCCGGCCCGGTGAGGTGACGCCGATGACGGCCCAGCACGCCCAGCGGCAGGGCAAGGCCGCCGCGCGCAATGTGGCGGCGTCCTGCGGCCGGGGCACGCCCCGCGCCTACCGGCACCACGATCTGGGCTTCATGGTCGACCTGGGCGGGATCCAGGCCGCGGCCAACCCCCTGCACATCCCGCTCTCCGGCCCGCTCGCCGGCCTGGTCACCCGCGGCTACCACCTGATGGCGATGCCGGACAACCGCGTGCGGGTGGCCACCGACTGGCTCCTGGACGCGGTGCTGCCGCGGCAGGGCGTCCAGCTGGGTCTGGTCAGCTCCTGGTCGGTACCGCTGGACACCGAATCCCCCGAGGTGGCCCGCCTACCGGGACCGGGGGCGTGA
- a CDS encoding Asp23/Gls24 family envelope stress response protein has product MTEFAERRPRNTGDLGRTTIADGVVEKIAYLAAGDVAGVHALGSGLSRSVGALRKRVPGGGTTTTHGVKVEVGEKQTAVDLDIVVEYGEVIPQVAKAVRENVISAVERMTGLEVVEVNIAVSDVRLPDEEEETPDRVQ; this is encoded by the coding sequence ATGACCGAGTTCGCAGAGCGCCGGCCGCGGAACACCGGTGACCTGGGGCGGACGACCATCGCCGACGGCGTGGTCGAGAAGATCGCCTACCTGGCGGCCGGTGACGTGGCAGGGGTGCACGCCCTGGGCAGCGGGCTCTCGCGCTCGGTGGGCGCCCTGCGCAAGCGCGTACCCGGCGGCGGGACGACCACCACGCACGGCGTGAAGGTCGAAGTGGGCGAGAAGCAGACGGCGGTGGATCTGGACATCGTCGTCGAGTACGGCGAGGTCATCCCCCAGGTGGCCAAGGCCGTGCGCGAGAACGTCATTTCCGCGGTGGAGCGGATGACCGGACTCGAAGTCGTGGAGGTCAACATCGCGGTCAGCGACGTGCGGCTGCCCGACGAGGAAGAGGAAACGCCGGACCGGGTGCAGTAG
- a CDS encoding DUF5709 domain-containing protein, with amino-acid sequence MSDETMGDEVYQPPRSDPRDNPNELDMEDALDEPDLDATLDTGYSPPERPFVVNHEGTTARELHDRETLDHRLSVEVPEVCAPDGDGIGDLPDGVGEPTDLECGEERAGRLVGSDEGFWRGGSNDIAARDVGIDGGAASAEEAAVHIARDNAGDGDRER; translated from the coding sequence ATGTCCGACGAGACGATGGGCGATGAGGTCTACCAGCCGCCCAGGTCCGATCCCCGGGACAACCCCAACGAACTCGACATGGAAGACGCCCTGGACGAGCCGGACCTCGATGCGACCCTGGACACCGGCTATTCGCCCCCGGAGCGGCCCTTCGTGGTGAATCACGAGGGAACCACCGCACGGGAGCTGCACGACCGCGAGACGCTCGACCACCGGCTGTCGGTGGAGGTGCCGGAAGTGTGCGCACCGGACGGCGACGGGATCGGTGACCTGCCCGACGGGGTGGGGGAACCGACGGATCTCGAATGCGGCGAGGAACGGGCCGGCCGGCTGGTGGGCTCCGACGAGGGATTCTGGCGCGGCGGCAGCAATGACATCGCCGCCCGCGACGTGGGCATCGACGGCGGGGCCGCCTCGGCGGAGGAGGCGGCGGTGCATATCGCCCGGGACAATGCGGGGGACGGGGACCGCGAGAGGTAG
- a CDS encoding DUF2795 domain-containing protein translates to MVMEHGTDKTGPARDDVMKRQLRGQLTSERSLWLEEEHELQPAGEDQPVAAWSPESDFRGGTPRGMTEEDVGLRSELARHLGRSLYPADRNAVIETLRRNNAPDRLVTMAERLPAHERFGNVQSIAEAVGIHTEHQRS, encoded by the coding sequence ATGGTCATGGAACACGGAACGGACAAGACCGGCCCCGCCCGGGACGACGTGATGAAGCGGCAACTGCGGGGGCAATTGACGTCCGAGCGCTCCCTGTGGCTGGAGGAGGAGCACGAACTCCAGCCGGCCGGCGAGGACCAGCCGGTGGCGGCGTGGTCGCCCGAGAGCGACTTCCGGGGCGGCACACCGAGGGGGATGACCGAGGAGGACGTCGGGCTGCGCTCCGAACTCGCCCGGCACCTCGGGCGCAGCCTGTACCCCGCCGACCGGAACGCGGTGATCGAGACCCTCCGGCGCAACAACGCCCCGGACCGGCTGGTCACGATGGCCGAGCGGCTGCCCGCACACGAGCGGTTCGGCAATGTGCAGAGCATCGCGGAGGCCGTCGGGATCCACACGGAACACCAGCGTTCCTGA
- a CDS encoding TetR/AcrR family transcriptional regulator, whose protein sequence is MSPRSASVNEQLRRRSRERLLQATVELVGERGFEATTLSDIAQRAGTARGLISYYFPGKHQLFQSAVHRLMHLTLREALEREPRPSGPDAGRERLARAVDAVLGLAHDRPLLMRTHMAGILTAEGFIQCPEQQRLAHLLRETVVAYGSPAPDTDYPLLRALLMGAVVPMLLPGAPMPRGLLRAELFQRYGLAWELGLPPEEEPPPVTHPRGPVRG, encoded by the coding sequence ATGTCCCCCCGCAGCGCCTCGGTCAATGAACAATTGCGGCGGCGCTCCCGCGAGCGGCTGCTACAGGCGACCGTCGAGCTGGTGGGCGAGCGTGGCTTCGAGGCCACGACACTCAGCGACATCGCCCAACGGGCGGGAACCGCACGGGGGTTGATCTCCTACTACTTCCCCGGCAAGCATCAACTCTTCCAGTCGGCCGTGCACCGGCTGATGCATCTGACCCTGCGGGAGGCGCTGGAACGGGAGCCGCGACCGAGCGGACCGGACGCCGGACGCGAGCGGTTGGCCCGGGCCGTCGACGCCGTCCTGGGTCTCGCCCACGACCGCCCGTTGCTGATGCGGACACATATGGCGGGAATTCTGACGGCCGAGGGGTTCATCCAGTGCCCCGAGCAGCAACGGCTGGCGCACCTGCTGCGCGAGACGGTCGTGGCGTACGGATCACCGGCTCCCGATACCGACTATCCGCTGCTGAGGGCTCTGCTGATGGGCGCGGTGGTGCCGATGCTGCTGCCGGGAGCGCCGATGCCGCGCGGCCTCCTGCGCGCCGAGTTGTTCCAACGGTATGGACTGGCTTGGGAGTTGGGGCTCCCTCCGGAGGAGGAACCACCCCCGGTGACGCACCCGCGGGGGCCGGTACGCGGCTAG
- a CDS encoding LacI family DNA-binding transcriptional regulator, with amino-acid sequence MAEVTLRDVALASGCSIATVSRVLAGTRPVGAETARTVRAAAERLGYRPNEVARALRSRTTGTVGLVLPQITNPFFPSLVRELEHALHAEGRAVLLADCDDDPVTEAARIATFLGRRVDALLLIPVDERRSREAVASAADRVPLVLLDRGCGPGVADSVAVDNAAGMALVLDHLAATGRRRPCFVGAAGTASAAVERRAAYEAGAAALDPTAPGRVELGDFSVAWGRAAADRVWPSRPDALICANDLIAAGALQRLRQLGADVPGEVAVTGFDDIPLAGLADPALTTVRQPVGELAAEAARLLSRRPSDGGPGPRRTVRLAPRLVVRGSSVPASATADR; translated from the coding sequence GTGGCCGAAGTCACGTTGAGGGATGTCGCGCTGGCCTCGGGCTGCTCCATCGCCACGGTCTCCCGCGTCCTGGCCGGCACCCGCCCGGTCGGCGCCGAGACCGCACGCACCGTCCGCGCGGCGGCCGAGCGCCTGGGCTACCGGCCCAACGAGGTGGCCCGCGCCCTGCGCAGCCGCACCACCGGCACCGTCGGGCTGGTCCTGCCGCAGATCACCAACCCGTTCTTCCCCTCCCTCGTCCGGGAGCTGGAACACGCCCTGCACGCCGAGGGCCGGGCCGTACTCCTCGCCGACTGTGACGACGACCCGGTCACCGAAGCGGCCCGGATCGCCACGTTCCTCGGACGGCGGGTCGACGCCCTGCTCCTGATACCCGTCGATGAGCGGCGCAGCCGCGAGGCGGTGGCGAGCGCGGCCGACCGGGTGCCCCTGGTGCTGCTCGACCGCGGATGCGGCCCCGGCGTCGCCGACTCGGTGGCCGTCGACAACGCGGCCGGCATGGCGCTGGTACTCGATCATCTGGCGGCCACCGGCCGGCGCCGCCCCTGCTTCGTGGGGGCGGCCGGGACCGCGTCGGCGGCGGTCGAACGGCGCGCGGCCTACGAGGCGGGAGCCGCGGCCCTGGACCCCACCGCCCCCGGGCGGGTCGAGCTCGGCGACTTCTCGGTGGCGTGGGGCCGGGCCGCCGCCGACCGCGTCTGGCCCTCCCGGCCGGATGCCCTGATCTGCGCCAACGACCTGATCGCGGCCGGGGCGCTGCAACGTCTGCGGCAGCTGGGCGCGGACGTCCCCGGGGAGGTCGCCGTCACCGGCTTCGACGACATCCCGCTCGCGGGCCTCGCCGACCCGGCGCTGACCACCGTCCGCCAGCCGGTCGGTGAACTGGCCGCCGAGGCCGCCCGCCTGCTGAGCCGGCGCCCTTCCGATGGCGGGCCGGGGCCGCGGCGCACGGTACGGCTCGCCCCGCGGCTGGTCGTACGGGGCTCCAGCGTCCCGGCCTCCGCCACCGCGGACCGCTGA
- the uriH gene encoding uridine-preferring nucleoside hydrolase UriH, translating to MARKIILDCDPGHDDAIAMLLAHGNPDVELVAVTTVVGNQTLEKVTRNALSVARIAGITGVPFAAGCPRPLVRAIETAPDIHGETGLDGPDLPEPAFALDHRHAVDLIIDTVMSHEPGEITLVPTAGLTNIALAVRKEPRIAERVREVVLMGGGYHEGNWSAVAEFNIIIDPEAAHIVFNERWPVTMVGLDLTHQALATPEVDARIAAVGTGPARFVGELLDFFREAYRENQGFAYPPVHDPCAVAYVIDPDVMTVRKAPVDIELRGALTVGMTVTDFRAPAPPDCTTQVAVTLDHERFWNLVVDALERIGDVAA from the coding sequence GTGGCCAGAAAGATCATCCTCGACTGCGACCCGGGGCATGACGATGCGATCGCCATGCTCCTGGCACACGGCAATCCCGACGTCGAGCTGGTCGCCGTGACGACCGTGGTCGGCAACCAGACGCTGGAGAAGGTGACCCGCAACGCCCTGTCCGTGGCGCGGATCGCCGGGATCACGGGGGTGCCCTTCGCCGCCGGCTGTCCGCGTCCGCTGGTGCGGGCCATCGAGACGGCGCCGGACATCCACGGCGAGACCGGGCTGGACGGCCCGGACCTGCCCGAGCCGGCCTTCGCGCTGGACCACCGGCACGCGGTGGACCTGATCATCGACACGGTGATGTCCCACGAGCCCGGCGAGATCACCCTCGTGCCGACCGCCGGCCTGACCAACATCGCGCTGGCCGTGCGCAAGGAGCCGCGGATCGCCGAGCGGGTCCGCGAGGTCGTGCTGATGGGCGGCGGCTACCACGAGGGCAACTGGAGCGCGGTCGCCGAGTTCAACATCATCATCGACCCCGAGGCCGCGCACATCGTCTTCAACGAGCGCTGGCCGGTCACCATGGTCGGGCTCGATCTGACCCATCAGGCGCTGGCGACGCCCGAGGTCGACGCCAGGATCGCCGCGGTCGGCACCGGCCCGGCCAGGTTCGTCGGGGAACTCCTGGACTTCTTCCGCGAGGCCTACCGCGAGAACCAGGGCTTCGCGTACCCGCCGGTGCACGACCCGTGCGCCGTCGCCTATGTCATCGACCCCGATGTGATGACCGTGCGCAAGGCCCCGGTGGACATCGAGCTGCGCGGCGCGCTCACGGTCGGGATGACCGTGACGGACTTCCGCGCACCGGCCCCGCCCGACTGCACCACCCAGGTCGCGGTCACCCTCGACCACGAGCGGTTCTGGAACCTCGTCGTGGACGCGCTCGAGCGGATCGGTGACGTCGCGGCATGA
- a CDS encoding DUF6214 family protein translates to MSESDFYTVNHRYEAQGAPLEWPTWEVRAHGSAAPAVESATSYDPAGSGGPGCPPPRLDPLGPWCSARLTFADGARIDVLVTVSDEHLTVEDVRADPPLTLAGLAALARWIEGPLDDTFRAATGRPQKARSAPRQPGPAAVPAAGDGAGGTLPAGPDAGSAAGAAPRPASGPRPLSPHQPAPLQQPVDALLPDRAPDPVGAGAGEGPAPAVREAVAPPETPAVATGTVTGDDVADPTTTGAGCLTGVSADTPSDASSDTSDASSDTVAASPAGAPAGPAPTPSAAASSTPAPAVSTPPAEPARSAVLSRSRSGERRRIAADAYRQAQQEGHDPVLAVMLATGRNRRRSLRLIAGARDKGLLTPRHNKR, encoded by the coding sequence GTGTCGGAAAGTGACTTTTATACCGTTAATCACCGATATGAAGCCCAGGGCGCGCCACTGGAGTGGCCCACATGGGAGGTGCGGGCGCACGGCTCCGCCGCGCCCGCCGTCGAGTCCGCCACCTCGTACGATCCGGCCGGCTCCGGCGGCCCCGGGTGCCCGCCGCCGCGGCTCGACCCGCTGGGCCCGTGGTGCAGCGCCCGGCTGACCTTCGCCGACGGCGCCCGGATCGATGTCCTGGTGACGGTCTCCGACGAACATCTCACCGTCGAGGACGTACGGGCCGACCCGCCGCTGACCCTGGCCGGCCTCGCCGCCCTGGCCCGCTGGATCGAAGGCCCCCTGGACGACACCTTCCGGGCGGCCACCGGCCGGCCGCAGAAGGCCCGGTCCGCACCCCGGCAGCCCGGCCCGGCGGCCGTCCCGGCGGCGGGGGACGGGGCCGGCGGGACGCTGCCGGCCGGGCCGGACGCGGGGTCGGCGGCCGGCGCGGCGCCCCGGCCGGCGTCGGGCCCGCGGCCCCTGTCGCCGCACCAGCCGGCGCCTTTGCAGCAGCCGGTGGACGCCCTGCTGCCGGACCGCGCGCCGGACCCCGTGGGTGCCGGGGCGGGGGAGGGCCCGGCACCCGCCGTGAGGGAGGCGGTGGCACCCCCGGAGACGCCGGCGGTGGCGACGGGCACGGTGACCGGCGACGACGTGGCCGACCCGACCACCACGGGCGCCGGCTGCCTCACCGGGGTGTCGGCCGACACCCCCTCCGACGCCTCCTCCGACACCTCCGACGCCTCCTCCGACACGGTGGCCGCATCGCCCGCCGGGGCGCCTGCCGGACCGGCCCCCACGCCGTCCGCGGCCGCGTCCTCCACCCCTGCGCCCGCGGTCTCCACGCCGCCCGCCGAGCCGGCGCGCTCCGCCGTCCTCTCCCGGTCGCGGTCCGGTGAGCGCCGCAGGATCGCCGCGGACGCCTACCGTCAGGCGCAGCAAGAAGGGCACGATCCCGTACTGGCCGTCATGCTGGCCACCGGCCGTAACCGCCGGAGGTCGCTGCGGCTGATCGCCGGCGCCCGCGACAAGGGCCTTCTGACGCCACGTCACAACAAGCGCTAG
- the putP gene encoding sodium/proline symporter PutP: MITFGIFLLAMVAVGFWTYQDTLTFSDFALGGRRLSATVAALSAGASDMSGWLFLGLPGAVYAAGIGATWIAVGLALGTYLNWLLVAPRLRTYTELAGDAKTLSAYLEERFEDGSRMLRLLSATVTVVFFTVYVASGLLAGGVLFESIFGGGFEFALTVFAVVIVVYTVLGGFRAVSLTHSVQATVMFGAAVALPAIGVGLLGGFGALHGLLTHKSAALLDMGAKAGFDGSRWTSGHPLGIVAVISLLAWGLGYFGQPHILVRFMSIRSTREIPKARRIGVSWVVVCLAGASLVGLVGIAALDQPLENPETVFIALCTQLVNPWIAGLLLLGVLAAIKSTADSQLLVSAMALTEDFFRAFVRRQASDAALVLTARATVVAVAVVAYVIALSGGAVLDIVAYAWAGFGAAFGPVILLSLYWPRMTRAGAMAGIVTGAVTVVLWKQIDPLLGPLQSGIYEMVPGVLAATAAALLFGKFVGRPPRRVWSGSMERQNATAVPVG, encoded by the coding sequence ATGATCACATTTGGGATATTCCTGCTCGCCATGGTGGCGGTGGGCTTCTGGACGTATCAGGACACCTTGACGTTCTCCGATTTCGCGCTGGGCGGGCGCCGTTTGAGCGCCACGGTCGCGGCGCTGTCCGCCGGGGCCAGCGATATGTCCGGCTGGCTGTTCCTGGGCCTGCCGGGTGCCGTGTACGCGGCCGGCATCGGCGCGACGTGGATAGCCGTCGGTCTGGCCCTCGGCACGTATCTCAACTGGCTGCTGGTCGCCCCGAGGCTGCGGACGTACACCGAGCTGGCCGGGGACGCCAAGACACTGTCGGCCTATCTGGAGGAGCGGTTCGAGGACGGCAGCCGGATGCTGCGGCTGCTCTCGGCGACCGTCACCGTGGTGTTCTTCACCGTCTATGTGGCGAGCGGTCTCCTGGCCGGAGGGGTGCTGTTCGAGAGCATCTTCGGCGGCGGCTTCGAATTCGCGCTCACCGTCTTCGCCGTGGTGATCGTCGTCTACACCGTCCTGGGCGGTTTCCGGGCGGTGAGCCTGACGCACTCGGTGCAGGCCACGGTGATGTTCGGCGCGGCGGTGGCCCTCCCGGCGATCGGCGTCGGGCTGCTGGGCGGGTTCGGTGCGCTGCACGGGCTGCTCACGCACAAGAGCGCCGCACTGCTGGACATGGGGGCCAAGGCCGGTTTCGACGGCAGCCGTTGGACGTCCGGGCACCCGCTCGGCATCGTGGCGGTCATCTCCCTGCTCGCCTGGGGCCTGGGCTATTTCGGCCAGCCCCACATCCTGGTCCGCTTCATGAGCATCCGCAGCACCCGCGAGATCCCCAAGGCCCGCCGGATCGGCGTGAGTTGGGTGGTCGTCTGTCTGGCCGGGGCCTCGCTCGTGGGCCTGGTGGGGATCGCCGCGCTCGACCAGCCGCTGGAGAATCCCGAGACGGTCTTCATCGCGCTCTGCACCCAGCTGGTCAATCCCTGGATCGCCGGACTCCTGCTGCTGGGCGTACTCGCCGCGATCAAGTCCACCGCGGACAGCCAGCTGCTGGTCTCGGCGATGGCGCTCACCGAGGACTTCTTCCGGGCGTTCGTCAGACGGCAGGCCTCGGACGCGGCGCTGGTGCTGACGGCCCGCGCGACCGTGGTGGCCGTCGCCGTGGTCGCCTACGTCATCGCGCTCAGCGGCGGCGCCGTGCTGGACATCGTCGCGTACGCCTGGGCGGGATTCGGCGCCGCCTTCGGCCCGGTGATCCTGCTGTCGCTGTACTGGCCGCGGATGACGCGGGCCGGGGCGATGGCGGGCATCGTGACGGGGGCGGTCACCGTCGTCCTGTGGAAGCAGATCGACCCGCTCCTCGGGCCGCTGCAGTCGGGGATCTACGAGATGGTGCCCGGGGTGCTCGCGGCCACCGCGGCGGCGCTGCTCTTCGGGAAGTTCGTCGGCCGTCCGCCGCGACGCGTCTGGTCGGGCTCCATGGAGCGGCAGAACGCCACGGCGGTGCCGGTCGGCTGA
- a CDS encoding baeRF2 domain-containing protein: MRLSLLQPVIDRPGPWASVYADVSYGTEDAGRQLELTATATTAQLFALGADEATCGAVHEALLTRRGDPGAHAGRALFAAHGALVLDTPLPGPPAVPFAAWGPVPRVTPLLAAIGDDPVCLVVRLGRAGADFAVLGERAASADGSAPGERPARHFCTAVDHGEQRAEEIADTVRREFESSGAEAVVLIGEEHERRLVHGALPEPLRALTYESEHGGRTPDAESDLVERDIAQVRAAQESAHIAQVADRYRAGAGPGRKDVPHSAAGIPALVEAAREHRIDTLLVSPHGADSARQVWVGSDADQLAVRGMELPQLGELRPAAARADDALVRSAAAHGADIVVVLDPERAPAGGLGAILR, translated from the coding sequence ATGCGACTCTCGCTCCTGCAACCGGTCATCGACCGGCCCGGCCCCTGGGCGTCCGTCTATGCCGATGTCTCGTACGGCACGGAGGACGCCGGAAGACAACTGGAGTTGACGGCGACGGCCACCACGGCGCAGTTGTTCGCCCTCGGCGCGGATGAGGCCACCTGTGGTGCGGTGCACGAGGCCCTGCTCACCCGCCGCGGCGACCCCGGGGCGCACGCCGGGCGGGCGCTGTTCGCCGCCCACGGAGCCCTCGTCCTCGACACCCCGCTCCCCGGCCCCCCTGCCGTCCCCTTCGCGGCATGGGGGCCGGTGCCCAGAGTCACCCCCTTGCTGGCGGCGATCGGCGACGACCCCGTCTGCCTCGTGGTCCGCCTGGGCCGGGCGGGAGCGGACTTCGCCGTACTCGGCGAACGGGCCGCCTCCGCCGACGGGAGCGCCCCCGGGGAACGGCCCGCACGGCACTTTTGCACCGCCGTGGACCACGGCGAACAGCGCGCCGAGGAGATCGCCGACACGGTGCGCAGGGAGTTCGAGAGCAGTGGCGCCGAGGCCGTCGTCCTGATCGGTGAGGAGCACGAACGGCGGCTGGTGCACGGCGCACTGCCCGAGCCGCTGCGCGCCCTGACCTACGAGAGCGAGCACGGCGGCCGGACGCCCGATGCCGAGAGCGATCTGGTGGAGCGCGACATCGCCCAGGTCAGGGCCGCCCAGGAGAGTGCCCATATCGCGCAGGTGGCGGACCGCTACCGCGCGGGCGCCGGCCCCGGCCGCAAGGACGTCCCGCACTCGGCGGCCGGTATCCCCGCCCTGGTCGAGGCGGCGCGGGAACACCGGATCGACACCCTGCTGGTCAGCCCGCACGGCGCGGACAGCGCCCGGCAGGTCTGGGTGGGCTCCGATGCCGACCAACTCGCCGTCCGGGGAATGGAGTTGCCCCAGCTGGGCGAGCTGCGTCCGGCCGCCGCACGGGCGGATGACGCCCTGGTGCGGTCGGCGGCCGCGCACGGCGCCGACATCGTGGTGGTCCTGGACCCCGAGCGGGCACCGGCCGGGGGGCTCGGCGCCATCCTGCGCTGA
- the uriT gene encoding uridine transporter UriT encodes MSVSTSSRPVGAPAGGSGVRIGVLVTALLAACFAFQLNASMLSPALKHIEDSLGASSAEIGLTQTAFFTSAALFSLFLPRLGDVIGRRRVLTGMLGLMVVGCVVAALATSVPMLFAGRVIQGISGPVVPLCLIMLRVEVREPKRYGTLLGVITAVNGGIAGVDSLAGGYLADRHGFGSVFWAMAVVAAVAAVLVATLTPESKAAVAGRMDWPGVALLVLSVGSLLTALNEAGKLAAANWPLIAALLVVAAAAFALFWRTENRSGHPLVATRHLKQRATWATLLTTVLTMTGVFAVMNGLIPAFAQDAQAGLGMSAEQSAWWTLSPYALAGLAMGPLAGRLAATFGYGRVLRLGLAGSAATVVLMLLTMHSHSQLLLVATSVMVGIAYAGVANIVLNGLGIVLSPGENPGFLPGLNAGAFNLGAGLSFAVLYAVKTAATPADPASSGGYTAGMIAGVVILAAAIATSFLIPKPVAAEAQG; translated from the coding sequence ATGAGCGTCTCCACTTCCTCGCGCCCCGTCGGGGCACCGGCCGGCGGCTCCGGCGTCCGCATCGGTGTGCTGGTCACCGCGCTGCTCGCGGCCTGCTTCGCCTTCCAGCTCAACGCCAGCATGCTCAGCCCCGCGCTGAAGCACATCGAGGACTCCCTCGGCGCCAGCTCGGCGGAGATCGGCCTGACCCAGACCGCGTTCTTCACCTCGGCGGCGCTGTTCTCGCTGTTCCTGCCGCGGCTGGGCGATGTCATCGGCCGCCGCCGGGTGCTGACCGGCATGCTCGGCCTGATGGTCGTCGGATGTGTCGTCGCGGCGCTGGCGACCAGCGTGCCGATGCTGTTCGCCGGGCGCGTGATCCAGGGCATCAGCGGTCCGGTCGTCCCGCTGTGTCTGATCATGCTGCGGGTGGAGGTGCGGGAGCCCAAGCGCTACGGCACCCTGCTCGGCGTGATCACCGCGGTCAACGGCGGTATCGCCGGTGTCGACTCCCTCGCCGGCGGCTACCTCGCCGACCGTCACGGCTTCGGCTCGGTCTTCTGGGCGATGGCGGTGGTCGCGGCCGTCGCCGCCGTCCTGGTCGCCACGCTCACCCCGGAGTCCAAGGCAGCCGTCGCCGGCCGGATGGACTGGCCCGGTGTCGCGCTGCTCGTGCTCTCGGTCGGCTCGCTGCTCACCGCGCTCAACGAGGCGGGCAAGCTCGCCGCCGCCAACTGGCCGCTGATCGCCGCCCTTCTCGTGGTCGCCGCGGCCGCGTTCGCCCTGTTCTGGCGGACCGAGAACCGCAGCGGGCACCCGCTGGTCGCCACCCGGCACCTCAAGCAGCGGGCGACCTGGGCGACCCTGCTGACCACCGTGCTCACCATGACCGGCGTCTTCGCCGTCATGAACGGTCTGATCCCGGCCTTCGCCCAGGACGCGCAGGCCGGCCTCGGGATGAGCGCGGAGCAGTCCGCCTGGTGGACGCTGTCCCCGTACGCGCTCGCCGGACTGGCCATGGGTCCGCTGGCCGGGCGGCTCGCCGCCACCTTCGGCTACGGCCGGGTGCTGCGGCTGGGACTGGCCGGTTCGGCGGCCACGGTCGTGCTGATGCTGCTCACGATGCACAGCCACTCGCAGCTCCTGCTGGTGGCGACGTCCGTCATGGTGGGCATCGCCTACGCGGGCGTGGCGAACATCGTCCTCAACGGGCTGGGCATCGTCCTCTCCCCCGGCGAGAACCCGGGCTTTCTGCCCGGCCTGAACGCGGGTGCCTTCAACCTCGGCGCGGGGCTGAGCTTCGCGGTGCTCTACGCGGTCAAGACGGCGGCCACCCCGGCGGACCCGGCGTCGTCCGGGGGCTACACCGCCGGCATGATCGCGGGGGTGGTCATCCTGGCGGCGGCCATTGCCACGTCGTTCCTGATCCCGAAGCCGGTGGCGGCCGAGGCACAGGGCTGA